A genomic window from Algoriphagus sp. Y33 includes:
- a CDS encoding polysaccharide biosynthesis/export family protein, translated as MQNQSNNEALESGKRIPHHMVDYRLQFNDIVDVKVITNDEILRKGFSLNTAETGQTMGMQPGQGGGDVYYMTGYTVDKNGFIDIPLLGKVKVSNLTLDEAKEQIREDLKAYIRGDFFVRVKLGGIRYSALGEFRAPGKYVILQDRMTIFEAIANAGDLTVLAKRDNIKLIRQYADGSEIYDVNLNDRDLLYSDFYFIRPNDQLYAEPLKVREVGAGENAAQTLTLLITLFTFAALVLNLSK; from the coding sequence TTGCAAAACCAAAGTAATAATGAGGCGTTGGAATCAGGAAAAAGGATACCTCACCATATGGTGGATTACAGATTGCAGTTCAATGACATCGTGGATGTGAAAGTAATTACCAATGACGAGATTTTGAGAAAAGGGTTTAGCCTTAATACCGCTGAAACTGGGCAGACTATGGGAATGCAGCCTGGACAGGGCGGAGGGGATGTTTATTACATGACCGGTTATACTGTAGACAAAAACGGTTTTATTGATATACCCCTATTAGGAAAGGTCAAAGTAAGCAACTTGACATTGGATGAAGCAAAAGAACAAATCAGAGAAGACCTTAAAGCTTACATTCGGGGTGATTTTTTTGTTAGAGTTAAGTTAGGAGGTATCAGATACAGTGCTTTAGGAGAATTTAGAGCTCCTGGAAAATACGTGATACTTCAGGATAGAATGACTATTTTTGAAGCAATTGCCAATGCTGGAGATCTAACTGTTTTGGCTAAAAGAGATAATATAAAGCTGATCAGACAATATGCCGACGGAAGTGAGATTTACGATGTGAATCTTAATGACCGAGACCTTCTGTACAGTGACTTTTATTTCATCAGACCAAATGACCAGCTGTATGCTGAGCCACTTAAAGTAAGAGAAGTGGGCGCGGGCGAAAATGCTGCCCAAACCCTTACCTTATTGATTACGCTCTTTACTTTCGCCGCCTTGGTGCTAAATCTTTCAAAGTAA
- a CDS encoding polysaccharide biosynthesis tyrosine autokinase: protein MSTNQSNTPYNYPVFTVSKSSEDFDLRAIILNYTKYWKWFFVSVIVCVALAFFFNKYAMPVYLINGTIILNEEKPDITADLFSSAGLGNNKVNTQNEVWILKSFFLAEEALKDLNFNVSYFRDGVFQKAQVYGNTPVMLDVDWKHPQVVGGLFKLKVVDSSKYQLTLAEEGLSVYNPSDPFYNTNLNKQSVFDGEYFFDSLIVNDFTKFAVKNAGALPGEEIYFRITDTPSLALDMANDLSVQLVDEKASILSLSLHSGIRKRGENYLNNLMDAYLERELAEKNRASDATILFIQNQLSGITDSLTFFENRLQQYRTDNKIFNLSEEGSRVYESLLELENERAKADISLRYYNQLKEYLDREDFDALMAPSIADMDNSLLNTLVGNLIQLQSEKTSLSASYSDQNPAVIDINLRIANTRKVLSENVNSAISNIKATISQLTSRIDSIDGEINKLPETERRLVGIQRQFEINESIYVYLQEKLYEAQITKASNFPKNSILNAARSSLAPVFPKKTLNLIIGFFVGLGIPFMFITIKTYFNNRVDDPRFLEKHLEIPFLGIIGKGTLDHSRVVLESPKSGVTESFRSLRSDMSYLIPDKSKVVILFTSSVSGEGKTFCAINMASVYALSGKKVILLGLDLRKPKIAQDFGLENKEGISTVLSKKMNWRNAVKNSGFENLDILLSGSVPPNPAELILQDSFAQMMEEIKESYDIVVMDCPPVGLVSETKELFKYSDINIFVFRHKYSDKANIKVVESLREKEGIKRIYTVLNDFQVDHRYGYGYGYGYGYGYGKDYGYYNEDKPSTLSRILGKKKPS, encoded by the coding sequence ATGTCCACCAATCAGTCGAATACCCCGTATAATTACCCAGTTTTTACTGTATCAAAATCTAGTGAAGATTTTGACCTAAGGGCTATTATTCTCAACTATACCAAGTATTGGAAATGGTTCTTTGTCAGTGTAATTGTTTGTGTAGCCCTGGCATTTTTTTTCAATAAGTATGCGATGCCTGTTTATTTGATCAACGGTACCATAATTCTAAATGAAGAAAAACCGGATATAACCGCCGATTTATTCAGTTCTGCAGGTTTGGGTAATAATAAAGTGAATACTCAAAATGAAGTTTGGATTCTAAAGTCCTTTTTTTTGGCTGAAGAGGCACTTAAGGATTTGAATTTTAATGTTTCCTATTTTAGAGATGGAGTGTTTCAAAAAGCCCAAGTGTATGGAAATACACCTGTGATGCTTGACGTGGACTGGAAACATCCTCAGGTTGTGGGAGGGTTGTTTAAATTGAAAGTGGTTGATTCTAGCAAGTATCAACTAACATTGGCAGAGGAAGGACTGTCTGTTTATAATCCTTCGGATCCCTTCTATAACACTAACCTGAATAAACAGTCAGTATTTGATGGAGAATATTTTTTTGACTCATTGATAGTCAATGACTTCACTAAATTTGCAGTAAAAAATGCAGGAGCCTTGCCAGGAGAGGAAATTTATTTCAGGATAACTGATACTCCTTCATTAGCACTGGATATGGCCAACGACCTTTCAGTGCAGTTAGTGGATGAGAAAGCTTCGATTTTATCGCTCTCTCTTCACTCAGGCATTAGAAAAAGAGGTGAGAATTATCTTAATAATCTGATGGATGCCTATTTGGAAAGAGAGCTTGCTGAGAAAAACAGGGCCTCAGATGCCACTATTTTGTTTATTCAAAATCAACTTAGTGGAATTACGGATTCTCTTACATTCTTTGAAAATCGACTGCAACAATACAGAACAGATAATAAGATTTTTAACTTAAGTGAGGAGGGATCCAGGGTTTATGAGAGTTTGTTAGAGCTTGAAAATGAGCGGGCTAAGGCTGATATTTCGCTCCGTTATTACAATCAGTTAAAGGAATACCTTGATAGGGAGGATTTTGATGCATTAATGGCTCCATCTATTGCTGATATGGATAATAGCTTACTGAATACCCTAGTAGGCAATCTTATTCAGCTACAATCTGAAAAGACTAGTCTTTCGGCAAGTTACTCTGACCAGAATCCTGCTGTCATAGACATTAACCTTAGGATTGCCAATACCAGGAAGGTACTTTCTGAAAATGTAAATTCGGCAATTTCAAATATTAAAGCGACCATCTCCCAATTGACTTCTAGAATAGATTCTATTGATGGGGAAATCAATAAGCTTCCGGAAACTGAGCGAAGATTGGTAGGTATTCAACGTCAGTTCGAAATCAATGAGTCTATATACGTTTACTTACAAGAGAAACTTTACGAAGCCCAAATCACTAAAGCATCTAACTTTCCTAAAAACTCCATACTGAACGCAGCAAGATCTAGCTTGGCTCCTGTATTCCCTAAAAAAACGCTTAATCTTATTATTGGGTTCTTTGTTGGGTTAGGAATACCATTTATGTTTATCACTATCAAGACTTATTTTAATAATAGGGTAGATGATCCACGCTTCCTAGAGAAGCATTTGGAGATTCCTTTTCTGGGAATTATTGGTAAAGGAACTCTTGACCATTCCCGAGTTGTATTGGAAAGTCCCAAGTCAGGAGTTACGGAGTCATTTAGATCATTGAGATCGGACATGTCTTACCTGATTCCAGACAAAAGTAAGGTAGTAATCTTGTTCACTTCCTCAGTATCAGGCGAGGGTAAGACTTTCTGTGCTATTAATATGGCATCTGTATATGCGCTTTCAGGTAAGAAAGTCATCCTTCTTGGTCTTGATCTTAGAAAACCTAAAATAGCCCAAGATTTTGGATTGGAAAACAAAGAGGGTATCAGTACAGTACTGAGCAAGAAGATGAATTGGAGAAATGCTGTGAAGAATAGTGGATTTGAAAACCTGGATATCTTACTTTCAGGTTCGGTTCCTCCAAATCCTGCTGAGCTTATTCTACAGGATTCCTTTGCTCAAATGATGGAAGAGATCAAGGAGAGCTATGATATAGTTGTGATGGATTGCCCGCCTGTAGGCTTGGTTTCAGAAACAAAGGAACTCTTTAAATATTCGGATATCAATATTTTCGTTTTCAGACACAAATATTCTGACAAAGCCAATATCAAAGTTGTTGAGAGCCTTAGAGAAAAAGAGGGGATTAAAAGAATATATACCGTCCTTAATGATTTTCAGGTTGACCACCGATATGGCTACGGTTATGGCTACGGCTATGGCTACGGCTATGGAAAAGATTATGGGTATTACAACGAAGATAAACCAAGTACGCTAAGTCGTATACTTGGCAAGAAAAAACCTTCATAA
- a CDS encoding glycosyltransferase — protein sequence MNKILIICPFFAPQAYVGGVRPTMFAKYLTLQNMEVWVLTRYLPSEDKVINEGMSIALPENLKERVIRISTPDEESYLKNRSLKDKIKHLILPEYSSPAGFYEKALPIGRKLISEQKFDLILSSAPDQWGVTLGEKLAEEADCKFVVDFRDIYEQEMLEKRPLRVKLHEHRMLIRRYLCTRRADLIITVSEFHKSILSKKLGKKTEVVFNGYDDEFFNPSDKKPEQNKFTISYLGRILSEWYHNPTVLFQALTELRRERKLTSDDFQVNFYGVDYSKIIQYLTPENKVFVNFLPRIPLDEVVSVMNNSHALLLITNQGREGVLTTKFFEYAGVKKPIICVPGDSSELDALIKKHQVGEIIDSVDKMKVYLTDAVQKYLTDTWRTKLDSDPSCFTRKNQTLILANHLKSLV from the coding sequence TTGAACAAAATTCTAATTATATGTCCTTTCTTTGCACCTCAAGCTTATGTTGGAGGAGTGAGACCTACTATGTTTGCAAAATACCTGACTCTCCAGAATATGGAAGTTTGGGTCTTGACCAGATATCTTCCTTCAGAAGATAAGGTTATAAATGAGGGTATGTCAATTGCGCTTCCTGAAAATCTTAAAGAAAGAGTTATCAGAATCAGTACTCCAGATGAGGAATCATATCTTAAAAATAGATCGTTAAAGGATAAAATCAAGCATTTAATCTTGCCTGAATACTCCTCACCTGCCGGTTTTTATGAGAAAGCCTTACCGATTGGGAGAAAGCTGATTTCTGAACAGAAGTTTGATTTGATTTTATCCTCAGCTCCTGATCAGTGGGGGGTTACATTGGGTGAAAAATTAGCCGAAGAGGCGGATTGCAAATTTGTAGTGGACTTTCGTGATATTTATGAGCAGGAAATGCTCGAGAAGCGCCCGTTAAGAGTAAAGCTTCATGAACATAGAATGCTTATTAGAAGATACCTCTGTACTAGGAGAGCTGATCTTATTATTACCGTATCTGAGTTTCATAAAAGTATTCTTTCAAAGAAGCTGGGTAAAAAGACGGAAGTAGTTTTCAACGGGTATGATGATGAGTTTTTTAATCCTTCAGATAAGAAGCCAGAGCAAAATAAGTTTACCATATCATACCTTGGCAGAATCTTAAGTGAGTGGTACCATAACCCAACAGTATTGTTTCAAGCACTTACCGAATTGAGGAGGGAAAGGAAATTAACTTCTGATGACTTTCAGGTAAATTTTTATGGGGTAGATTATTCCAAGATAATTCAGTATTTAACGCCTGAAAATAAAGTTTTTGTAAACTTTCTCCCAAGAATTCCCTTAGATGAAGTTGTGTCTGTAATGAATAACAGCCATGCTTTACTACTTATTACTAATCAAGGAAGAGAAGGTGTATTGACTACGAAGTTTTTTGAATATGCAGGTGTAAAAAAGCCCATTATTTGTGTACCCGGAGACTCCTCTGAGCTAGATGCATTAATAAAAAAACATCAAGTGGGTGAAATTATTGATTCGGTGGATAAGATGAAGGTCTATTTGACTGATGCTGTACAGAAATATTTGACAGACACTTGGAGAACTAAACTGGACTCTGATCCTTCATGTTTTACACGGAAAAATCAGACATTGATTTTAGCCAATCATTTGAAAAGCCTTGTCTAA